One Tolypothrix bouteillei VB521301 DNA window includes the following coding sequences:
- a CDS encoding heavy-metal-associated domain-containing protein — protein sequence MAFQLTIPKMACSVCADKITKAIQAIDPNATVLTDPRLKLVSIATKVSEFTVRQALVRIGYPAI from the coding sequence ATGGCATTTCAATTAACAATTCCAAAAATGGCTTGTTCTGTCTGTGCTGATAAGATTACTAAAGCAATTCAAGCCATCGATCCTAACGCTACAGTGCTCACAGATCCAAGACTAAAGCTTGTAAGTATTGCCACAAAAGTATCAGAATTCACAGTTAGGCAAGCACTAGTCAGAATTGGTTATCCTGCCATTTAA
- a CDS encoding Crp/Fnr family transcriptional regulator, whose translation MNAIDTDALNQFNDLPFFSIPQTQRQKLFSHGKVRKVQSGERLIEEGTTEPILLILFEGVCQVRKLAPEHELSQFREVTLRRTLAPAIFGEMSFLESRPHSSSVVATTSCLVWELTSEAFHRFMDGNINLGIALKRSFSYLIAQRLREAETALAAMLVYQDTVSLKYNDISFDDGSQS comes from the coding sequence ATGAATGCGATTGATACTGATGCCCTCAACCAATTCAACGATCTGCCTTTTTTCTCTATACCACAAACTCAGCGACAAAAACTGTTTTCTCATGGTAAAGTACGCAAAGTTCAATCTGGCGAAAGATTGATTGAAGAAGGCACTACAGAGCCAATTCTTCTCATCCTTTTTGAAGGAGTCTGTCAAGTTCGCAAACTAGCACCAGAACATGAATTGAGCCAATTTCGAGAAGTCACTTTACGGCGTACACTGGCTCCTGCAATTTTTGGTGAAATGTCTTTTCTAGAGAGTAGACCTCATTCATCTTCTGTAGTAGCGACAACATCTTGTTTGGTGTGGGAGTTGACTTCTGAAGCTTTTCACCGATTTATGGATGGAAATATTAATCTTGGTATTGCTCTAAAGCGCAGTTTTAGTTATTTGATTGCACAGCGTTTGCGTGAGGCTGAAACAGCTTTAGCCGCTATGCTTGTCTATCAAGATACAGTTTCCCTGAAATACAACGACATTAGTTTTGATGACGGTTCGCAATCCTAA
- a CDS encoding DoxX family protein, with translation MLKKYISLVARSSLSLIFLESGVNKILHPVATQEFMAAYGMPQTGFFLVSAILVELGAGSSVLLGYKARWGAIVLVLFLIAATLIFHTNFSDPMQLGQFMKNLAILGGLLMIVQYGPGAVSFDTRSNLSNSKSQIVRY, from the coding sequence ATGCTCAAAAAGTACATATCTCTGGTTGCAAGATCTTCCCTGTCCTTGATTTTTCTCGAGTCTGGTGTCAATAAAATTCTGCATCCCGTTGCTACTCAAGAATTTATGGCTGCTTATGGTATGCCTCAGACAGGCTTCTTTTTAGTGAGTGCAATTTTGGTAGAATTGGGTGCTGGATCGTCAGTTTTACTGGGTTATAAAGCTCGTTGGGGAGCGATCGTGCTAGTTTTGTTCCTCATTGCTGCTACACTGATTTTTCATACCAATTTTTCCGATCCCATGCAGCTAGGTCAATTTATGAAGAACTTAGCTATTTTAGGTGGATTGCTGATGATAGTTCAATACGGACCTGGTGCAGTTAGTTTTGACACTCGATCTAATTTATCGAACTCAAAAAGTCAAATTGTCCGGTATTAG
- a CDS encoding cupin domain-containing protein produces MHTETELNQENTGEQNTGTEDATSQVASQEPLILTDQNRPGYWLVGDHPTFVATGEQTNGEYALLDFYTVPQGGPFPHIHRQENEFAYILEGEVSYQLNDQVVTATPGTFIYKHQNDTHGFLNLGDTASRHLEFVFPAGLEQAFAEIGVPGSVTSPPPNEIPPAEALDRFSGILAEYGVETLDSIIFHSSEFNKTRTGDPQVTLLRPGEAEGEVSATLALSNGLSVEVDFADGQRTQTVALPISSNTTDDLRLTITNPTNGAVVGLLQDEAVLSFADDGSYTLKNGDTPETTPKLEPNNEQREKYWLGGDLYTYVATAADTEGKLSLFDVYVPPGTDNEDLISAPTDKGFFVLEGNVTFEMEDQSFTATPNTYVLLPEDKSFALTNQGTLPAEVLMFTTTSPTAIESFIASMGTAGDISNPPPSILEPTVTSDISAMIATESIM; encoded by the coding sequence ATGCATACGGAAACAGAGCTAAACCAGGAAAATACTGGGGAACAAAATACGGGTACTGAAGATGCGACATCCCAAGTCGCTTCTCAAGAACCATTGATACTTACAGATCAAAATCGACCTGGATATTGGCTGGTAGGCGATCACCCGACTTTTGTCGCCACTGGCGAGCAAACTAACGGGGAATATGCACTCTTGGATTTTTACACAGTACCGCAGGGCGGTCCTTTTCCCCACATTCACCGACAAGAAAACGAGTTTGCATATATTCTTGAAGGAGAAGTTTCTTACCAACTCAATGACCAAGTCGTCACTGCTACTCCCGGAACATTTATCTACAAACATCAAAATGATACTCATGGATTTCTTAATTTGGGAGATACAGCATCACGTCATTTAGAGTTTGTTTTTCCTGCAGGCTTGGAACAAGCGTTTGCAGAAATAGGTGTTCCCGGATCGGTTACATCCCCTCCCCCCAATGAAATCCCTCCTGCTGAGGCTTTAGATCGATTTTCAGGTATTTTAGCCGAATATGGTGTAGAAACATTAGACTCAATTATCTTCCACTCATCTGAATTCAACAAAACAAGGACTGGCGATCCGCAAGTTACTTTACTCCGTCCTGGGGAAGCAGAAGGAGAGGTCAGTGCAACACTTGCTCTCAGTAATGGTCTCTCAGTAGAAGTTGACTTTGCTGATGGTCAGAGAACTCAGACAGTAGCTCTTCCCATCTCTTCCAATACAACTGATGATTTGAGATTGACTATTACTAACCCCACAAATGGCGCTGTTGTTGGGTTATTACAAGATGAGGCTGTTCTGAGTTTTGCTGACGATGGCTCTTACACTCTAAAGAATGGAGATACACCTGAAACTACACCAAAATTAGAGCCCAACAACGAACAACGTGAAAAGTACTGGTTGGGAGGCGATCTTTATACTTATGTTGCTACAGCTGCTGACACAGAAGGAAAACTTTCACTCTTTGATGTTTATGTTCCACCCGGTACTGACAATGAAGATTTAATTTCTGCTCCTACAGATAAAGGATTCTTTGTTTTGGAGGGGAATGTCACCTTCGAGATGGAAGATCAATCCTTTACTGCAACTCCCAATACCTACGTCTTACTTCCTGAAGATAAATCCTTTGCTTTGACAAACCAAGGAACTTTACCTGCAGAGGTACTTATGTTTACAACAACTTCTCCCACAGCAATTGAAAGTTTTATCGCCAGCATGGGTACGGCTGGAGATATCTCTAATCCTCCACCATCTATTTTAGAACCTACAGTGACATCTGACATAAGTGCAATGATCGCTACAGAATCCATCATGTAA
- a CDS encoding alpha/beta fold hydrolase, protein MESRILNFQNGKFSINFLQGGSGTPLLYLHSASGLQTGEYLNLLSQNFQVYAPWHPGFGPSTGEEHLSDTVDLALYYQDLMDELEIESACVVGHSFGGMLAAEIAALCPNRVKKLVLVSPLGLFREDLPVLDFFSVSPDKLVNALWHDPSSKVFQHARATATSETPQVDLEAQKQRSFATAKKFLVPFSNWGLKHRINHIQAPTLIVWGESDGLVPSDYARDFCSQIQQAQVTLLPNCGHLPMFEQQDSFISTVTEFLQKA, encoded by the coding sequence ATGGAATCCCGCATCCTCAATTTTCAAAACGGTAAATTCTCTATCAACTTTCTGCAAGGTGGTTCTGGAACTCCACTCTTATATCTTCATAGTGCGAGTGGATTGCAAACAGGAGAATATTTAAATCTTCTCAGTCAGAATTTTCAGGTATATGCTCCTTGGCATCCTGGTTTTGGCCCTTCAACGGGAGAAGAACACCTTAGCGATACAGTGGACTTAGCGCTTTATTACCAGGACTTGATGGACGAACTAGAAATTGAATCAGCCTGTGTAGTCGGTCATTCCTTTGGAGGTATGTTAGCAGCAGAAATCGCTGCTCTTTGCCCAAATCGAGTTAAGAAACTGGTATTGGTCAGCCCGCTTGGTCTCTTCCGAGAAGATTTACCAGTGCTTGACTTCTTTTCTGTCAGTCCAGACAAACTTGTCAATGCTTTATGGCACGATCCCAGTTCCAAAGTATTTCAGCACGCTCGCGCTACTGCAACATCGGAAACGCCACAAGTCGATTTAGAAGCTCAAAAGCAGAGATCTTTTGCAACTGCCAAAAAGTTCCTTGTTCCATTTTCCAATTGGGGGTTAAAACATCGCATTAACCACATTCAAGCACCTACATTAATTGTCTGGGGAGAGTCAGATGGACTTGTACCTTCAGACTATGCTCGAGATTTTTGCTCTCAAATCCAGCAAGCACAAGTCACTTTACTTCCAAACTGCGGTCATTTACCGATGTTTGAGCAGCAAGACAGTTTTATATCCACTGTCACAGAGTTTTTGCAAAAAGCGTAG
- a CDS encoding FAD-dependent oxidoreductase, producing MQISERIIIDIQETTCCIVGGGPAGAVLALLLARQGISVTLLEAHKNFDRDFRGDTIHAGVMEIVEELGLVDRLLQEIPHNKTGQIQFVTPHDAIAFADFSHLKSHHPYITIISQINFLEFIIAEAKCYPNFQLVMGANVQQLIEEHGKICGVRYRGQGGWHEVRAELTVGADGRFSNIRQLAGIDLIQAAPPIDILWFRLPRNPEEPKGLKARFSSGRVLVQTVTPTSDKWQIGYIIPKGYYQQLRTNGIEALQKSLVEVVPEFSDRVEHLKDWKQASLLTVIVGRVSRWYRPGLLLIGDAAHVLSPIGGVGINYAIQDAVVASNIISEPLKEGYLRLTHLAQVQRKRQLSIKIIQAFQSFIQSQITVRALKSEGTFKLPFYMRLPLWRNLLASLLAYGISPPHVKKRSMTRNQ from the coding sequence ATGCAAATAAGTGAACGTATCATTATTGACATACAAGAAACAACGTGCTGTATAGTTGGAGGTGGTCCAGCAGGAGCGGTTCTAGCACTGCTCCTAGCACGTCAAGGAATTTCTGTTACGCTACTAGAAGCGCACAAAAACTTCGATCGCGACTTCCGAGGCGATACAATTCATGCAGGAGTCATGGAAATTGTAGAAGAACTTGGTCTCGTTGACCGATTGCTTCAAGAAATTCCGCATAATAAAACAGGTCAAATTCAATTTGTAACTCCTCATGATGCGATCGCGTTTGCCGACTTCAGTCATTTAAAGAGCCATCACCCTTACATCACAATTATTTCTCAGATCAATTTTCTAGAATTCATCATTGCTGAGGCAAAATGTTACCCTAACTTCCAGTTAGTTATGGGCGCTAATGTACAGCAGTTGATTGAAGAACATGGTAAGATTTGCGGAGTTCGCTATCGCGGACAAGGAGGATGGCATGAAGTACGAGCAGAATTAACCGTTGGTGCAGATGGTCGTTTTTCTAACATTCGTCAACTCGCAGGTATAGACCTTATTCAAGCGGCTCCACCAATAGATATTTTGTGGTTTCGCTTACCCCGAAACCCGGAAGAGCCAAAAGGTCTCAAGGCACGCTTTTCGAGTGGTCGTGTTTTAGTACAGACAGTAACGCCTACCTCTGACAAGTGGCAAATTGGTTACATTATTCCTAAGGGTTATTACCAGCAACTTCGGACTAACGGTATAGAAGCATTGCAAAAGTCTCTTGTCGAAGTTGTGCCAGAGTTTAGCGATCGTGTGGAGCATTTAAAAGATTGGAAGCAGGCTTCACTACTGACAGTTATAGTAGGTCGTGTTTCCCGATGGTATCGCCCTGGATTACTTTTGATTGGTGACGCTGCCCACGTACTATCTCCTATTGGTGGAGTTGGCATTAACTATGCAATTCAAGACGCTGTTGTAGCATCAAATATCATCAGCGAACCTCTTAAGGAAGGATATTTAAGGCTAACTCACTTAGCACAAGTACAACGCAAACGCCAGCTATCCATAAAAATTATTCAGGCGTTTCAATCTTTTATCCAGAGCCAAATTACTGTCAGAGCCCTCAAATCCGAAGGAACATTCAAACTACCGTTTTATATGCGCCTACCGCTCTGGCGAAACCTACTTGCAAGCTTGTTAGCTTACGGCATTTCACCACCTCATGTAAAGAAGCGATCGATGACCCGCAACCAATGA
- the ltaE gene encoding low-specificity L-threonine aldolase → MIDLRSDTVTQPTPAMRQAMASAKVGDDVYGEDPSVRQIEEYATHLTGKETALFVPTGTMANQIALGALTKPGDEVIIGTGSHCYLYEGGAGAALNGLQFQTVGNNGRFTARDVSASYKPDNHHQSPTTVVAFENTHNRGGGWVWDINELRLSASVAREYGMSLHLDGARIFNAEVKSGVTVKTWSEPFDTVTFCLSKGLGAPAGSVVCGSKEQIHRAHRLRKMFGGAMRQVGIFAAAGMYALKHHVERLADDHANAQLLAQMLAETSGIVLDPVTVETNIIWFQLAPDVLDAPTLVAAARDRGVFLSSSGKRAVRAVTHLDITRDDCVIAAGIVGEILAQ, encoded by the coding sequence ATGATTGACCTCCGCAGTGATACAGTAACGCAGCCAACTCCTGCCATGCGTCAAGCTATGGCTTCTGCTAAAGTTGGTGATGATGTGTACGGTGAAGACCCTTCTGTCCGCCAGATCGAGGAATATGCGACCCATCTCACGGGTAAAGAAACTGCATTGTTTGTTCCCACAGGTACAATGGCAAACCAAATCGCATTAGGTGCGCTTACCAAACCTGGTGATGAAGTGATTATAGGTACAGGTAGTCATTGTTACCTTTATGAAGGCGGTGCAGGTGCTGCTCTCAACGGTTTGCAATTTCAAACTGTTGGTAACAATGGTCGATTTACCGCTCGTGATGTTAGTGCTAGTTACAAACCGGATAACCATCACCAAAGCCCAACAACTGTTGTTGCTTTTGAAAACACCCACAACCGTGGTGGGGGATGGGTTTGGGATATTAATGAGTTGCGATTGTCTGCATCTGTTGCTCGCGAATATGGAATGTCACTCCACTTAGATGGCGCTCGTATTTTTAACGCTGAAGTGAAGAGTGGAGTGACTGTCAAAACCTGGTCGGAACCATTTGATACCGTCACGTTTTGCTTATCTAAAGGTTTGGGAGCACCTGCGGGAAGTGTTGTTTGCGGTTCTAAAGAGCAAATTCATCGCGCCCATCGTTTGCGGAAGATGTTTGGCGGTGCTATGAGGCAGGTAGGAATTTTTGCTGCGGCTGGTATGTATGCGCTAAAGCATCATGTAGAACGATTGGCAGACGATCACGCCAACGCTCAGTTATTGGCTCAGATGTTAGCAGAGACATCCGGTATTGTTCTCGATCCTGTAACGGTAGAAACAAACATTATTTGGTTTCAATTAGCACCCGATGTTCTTGACGCTCCAACTTTGGTAGCTGCTGCACGCGATCGCGGCGTGTTTTTGAGTTCTTCAGGGAAGCGAGCCGTTAGAGCCGTTACCCATCTTGATATTACCCGAGATGACTGCGTAATAGCAGCTGGAATAGTGGGTGAAATTCTTGCACAGTAA
- a CDS encoding class I SAM-dependent methyltransferase: MSVFVPDNLLDDVKSEEIDVAAQMRKGHPQIPEGDAYIIRLIKQYAQKLGRPIRVFDVGCGTGYFASKLAKRLPEIELIANEDEPEIVAKLERRLATDTNAKVFSGSFEEWNETVDIVLSWGAHHHLPKNYLAHAKQILHQDGVIIVGDEFCPEYCKNHHEKRIANAELIHIANGYILTTAEEVENYQQTGHIPEAALDLERRRQQALWTWYRYVVDFAMDRNCIGVAIDELRATHDDLITELGIEHKMSPLIVEQEFRLGNFRQISKKVFGPSYAPEYQSFVIYELGI; encoded by the coding sequence ATGTCCGTTTTTGTACCTGACAACCTTCTAGATGATGTTAAGTCAGAGGAAATTGATGTTGCAGCCCAAATGCGTAAAGGGCATCCCCAAATTCCTGAAGGTGACGCTTACATCATTAGGCTGATAAAACAATACGCTCAAAAATTGGGACGACCAATTCGCGTATTTGACGTTGGTTGCGGAACCGGATATTTTGCTTCAAAGTTAGCAAAACGTCTCCCTGAAATAGAACTTATTGCAAATGAGGATGAACCAGAAATTGTTGCTAAATTGGAACGTCGTTTAGCAACTGATACTAATGCTAAAGTGTTCTCCGGTTCTTTTGAAGAATGGAATGAAACTGTAGATATAGTTCTTTCCTGGGGAGCACATCACCATCTTCCGAAAAATTACTTGGCTCATGCCAAGCAAATATTACATCAAGATGGTGTTATCATTGTAGGTGATGAGTTTTGCCCAGAATATTGCAAAAACCATCACGAAAAACGCATAGCTAATGCTGAATTGATCCACATTGCAAACGGGTATATCTTAACCACTGCAGAAGAGGTAGAGAACTATCAGCAAACGGGTCACATCCCAGAAGCAGCATTGGATCTCGAACGTCGCCGACAGCAGGCACTGTGGACGTGGTACAGGTATGTTGTTGATTTCGCTATGGATCGCAACTGTATTGGTGTTGCAATTGATGAACTGCGAGCAACTCACGATGACCTAATTACAGAGTTAGGTATTGAACATAAAATGTCTCCACTGATCGTGGAGCAAGAGTTTAGGCTCGGTAACTTCCGACAAATTTCCAAGAAAGTTTTTGGTCCTTCCTATGCACCGGAATACCAAAGCTTTGTTATCTACGAATTGGGAATTTAA
- a CDS encoding NAD(P)/FAD-dependent oxidoreductase codes for MSNIPNSTQILVIGGGPAGSTAATLLAREGFDVTLLERDFFPRYHIGESLLPSALEIFDLLGVRDKVEAQGFQRKPGAYLEWGKEKWSLNFGELSGDHTYSFQVRRADFDHLLLEHSKSQGVKVFEGTEIRQVSFDENRPKSATWSQSNGATGEISFDFVIDASGRAGVLSTRYLKNRRNHNVFQNIAIWGYWKNVQRLPQGQEGAIAVGSIPEGWLWGIPLDEEIMSIGVVMHKDIYKERRNKKLEDIYSEAIEECSLISDMVAPGQLVSEVKVEQDYSYTSDYFSGPGYFMSGDAACFLDPLLSSGVHLATYSALLAAASIASIKRGEIDEAQATTFYDKSYRQAYLRFLVFVSAFYDQNRGKDSYFWEAQKLSRHDFSGADLKLAFLNLVSGVEDLVDAQEGVSEFAVNEMSKRIKDNHNLRQDKEALASKDKATDSTIQATNNFFNAVEGFFSLSAAGAIDGVYVVTKPNIGLATVEARV; via the coding sequence ATGTCCAATATACCAAATTCTACTCAAATTTTAGTCATCGGTGGCGGACCAGCTGGATCGACTGCTGCGACTTTATTAGCACGCGAGGGTTTTGACGTGACTTTGTTAGAACGAGATTTTTTTCCCCGATATCATATTGGTGAATCGCTTTTGCCATCTGCTTTAGAAATATTTGATTTACTTGGAGTACGGGACAAAGTTGAAGCCCAAGGATTTCAACGCAAGCCCGGAGCCTATTTGGAGTGGGGCAAAGAGAAGTGGAGCCTCAATTTTGGAGAACTCAGTGGCGACCATACTTATAGCTTTCAAGTTCGTCGTGCCGACTTTGACCACTTGCTTTTAGAGCATTCTAAAAGCCAAGGTGTGAAAGTTTTTGAGGGAACCGAAATTCGTCAAGTCTCTTTTGATGAAAATCGTCCAAAAAGTGCTACTTGGTCTCAATCCAATGGTGCGACGGGAGAAATCTCTTTTGATTTCGTCATTGATGCTTCAGGTCGTGCTGGTGTTTTGTCAACGCGCTATCTAAAAAACCGCCGAAACCACAACGTATTCCAAAATATAGCTATATGGGGTTATTGGAAGAACGTTCAAAGATTACCTCAAGGTCAAGAAGGAGCGATCGCAGTCGGTTCTATTCCAGAAGGTTGGCTGTGGGGAATCCCCTTGGATGAAGAGATTATGAGTATCGGAGTGGTCATGCACAAAGATATTTATAAAGAAAGACGCAATAAGAAGTTGGAAGATATTTACTCAGAAGCCATTGAAGAATGCTCTCTTATCTCTGATATGGTTGCACCAGGTCAGTTAGTATCAGAAGTCAAAGTCGAGCAAGACTATTCTTACACCTCTGACTACTTCTCCGGTCCGGGCTACTTTATGTCAGGAGATGCTGCTTGCTTCCTAGATCCGCTCTTATCAAGTGGAGTTCATCTTGCCACTTACAGCGCACTCCTAGCAGCCGCAAGTATCGCAAGCATTAAGCGCGGTGAGATTGACGAAGCACAAGCCACTACATTTTATGACAAGAGCTATCGGCAAGCATATCTGCGGTTCCTCGTGTTTGTCTCAGCTTTCTACGACCAGAACCGTGGTAAAGATTCCTATTTTTGGGAAGCACAAAAATTAAGCCGCCACGATTTCAGTGGTGCCGATCTAAAACTCGCTTTCTTAAACCTAGTGTCTGGAGTGGAAGACTTAGTCGATGCCCAAGAAGGTGTCAGCGAATTTGCTGTCAACGAGATGTCAAAGCGGATCAAAGATAACCATAACCTTCGTCAGGACAAAGAAGCTTTGGCATCAAAAGACAAGGCTACGGATTCTACAATCCAAGCTACAAATAATTTCTTTAATGCAGTAGAAGGTTTCTTTTCACTTTCAGCCGCAGGAGCTATTGACGGTGTATATGTTGTTACTAAGCCAAACATAGGTTTAGCAACTGTAGAGGCTAGAGTCTAG
- the aroF gene encoding 3-deoxy-7-phosphoheptulonate synthase, translating into MIVVMKSGSPSEEIERIIKEIRSWNITPEKSIGQHKVVIGLIGETAEIDPVQIQNLSPCIEQVVRVKKPFKRASLEFHSYQPTDVVVPTPNGSVSFGQNHPLVVVAGPCSVENEEMIVETARRVKAAGAKFLRGGAYKPRTSPYAFQGHGESALLLLDKAREATGLGIITEVMDTTDIEKVAFVADVLQVGARNMQNFSLLKKIGATGKPILLKRGLSATIEEWLMSAEYILAAGNPNVILCERGIRSFDRQYTRNIFDISAIPVLRSLTHLPIMVDPSHATGKSEFVPTMAKASVAAGVDSVMIEVHPNPGKALSDGPQSLTWEGFEELMRDLPNLANPFERIKDKV; encoded by the coding sequence ATGATCGTCGTCATGAAATCTGGTAGCCCATCAGAAGAAATTGAACGAATCATTAAAGAAATCCGCAGTTGGAATATCACTCCCGAAAAATCAATAGGTCAGCACAAAGTGGTGATTGGTTTAATAGGTGAAACAGCGGAGATTGACCCGGTACAAATTCAAAATTTGAGCCCCTGCATTGAGCAGGTTGTCCGGGTAAAAAAGCCTTTCAAACGAGCTTCTCTAGAATTTCACTCTTATCAACCGACTGACGTGGTTGTACCCACCCCAAATGGCTCTGTCAGTTTTGGTCAAAACCATCCTTTGGTTGTTGTAGCGGGACCTTGTTCTGTAGAAAATGAGGAGATGATTGTAGAAACAGCCCGGAGAGTGAAAGCTGCCGGAGCTAAATTTCTTCGAGGAGGGGCGTACAAACCCCGTACCTCCCCTTATGCTTTCCAAGGTCATGGAGAGAGTGCATTATTACTCTTAGATAAAGCACGAGAAGCCACTGGATTGGGAATCATTACAGAAGTGATGGATACAACTGATATAGAGAAAGTTGCATTTGTCGCAGATGTGTTGCAGGTTGGTGCTCGCAATATGCAAAACTTCTCACTTCTTAAGAAGATTGGTGCTACTGGCAAGCCAATTCTTTTGAAGCGCGGATTGTCAGCTACCATTGAAGAATGGTTGATGTCAGCCGAGTACATTTTGGCGGCTGGTAATCCCAATGTCATTCTGTGCGAACGCGGTATCCGCAGTTTCGATCGCCAATACACCCGCAATATTTTTGATATATCTGCAATTCCGGTTTTGCGATCGCTCACACACCTGCCCATCATGGTCGATCCCAGCCATGCTACTGGTAAATCGGAGTTTGTGCCAACAATGGCGAAGGCATCTGTAGCAGCTGGTGTTGATTCGGTGATGATTGAAGTTCATCCCAACCCAGGCAAAGCCCTTTCTGACGGTCCTCAATCTCTAACATGGGAAGGATTTGAGGAATTAATGCGGGATCTGCCCAATTTGGCGAATCCTTTTGAAAGGATAAAGGATAAAGTTTGA
- a CDS encoding DNA-binding response regulator has protein sequence MAKETVKKILVIENKAETRKLFLSCLKAEGFHAISAENGAIAVQRAQQELPDLIISEVLVPKLDGFRVLMALRQDPATAIIPFIFVTAKVSRTDIRKGMELGADDYITKPCTLDELLKAIATRLQRQSFLQKLYGTVPTSVTEKPTGDSCGTSLTNAVAPTGETSTGTFLYSGSKNTGALCAKQNFSPNKAMKSDEPQSILPSEPELREVFRFIEANYNQQITLSDVAGAVGYSPAYLTNLVRRQTGQTVQGWIIERRMAAARSLLLETNERVEEIAAQVGYYHTVHFFRQFRQYHGTTPQAWRRTQLAQYKAQYTQERQNG, from the coding sequence ATGGCAAAGGAAACGGTGAAAAAGATTTTAGTGATTGAAAATAAAGCAGAAACCCGAAAACTTTTTCTTTCATGCCTAAAAGCTGAAGGTTTCCATGCGATTAGTGCTGAAAACGGTGCGATCGCAGTTCAAAGAGCACAACAAGAGTTACCCGATCTAATCATCAGCGAAGTTTTAGTGCCGAAACTCGATGGTTTTAGAGTTTTAATGGCATTACGCCAAGATCCAGCCACAGCAATTATTCCTTTTATCTTTGTCACCGCTAAAGTCAGTCGCACTGATATCCGCAAAGGTATGGAATTGGGAGCAGATGATTACATCACAAAACCTTGTACATTAGACGAATTACTCAAAGCGATCGCAACTCGCCTGCAGAGGCAAAGCTTCCTGCAAAAGTTATATGGAACAGTACCCACATCAGTAACAGAAAAGCCCACAGGCGATAGTTGCGGCACGTCTTTGACGAACGCAGTTGCTCCAACCGGCGAAACATCTACTGGCACTTTTCTATACTCTGGTTCTAAGAACACAGGAGCCCTTTGTGCAAAGCAAAACTTCTCACCCAATAAAGCCATGAAATCGGACGAGCCCCAGTCAATTCTGCCATCCGAGCCAGAATTGAGAGAGGTCTTCCGCTTCATTGAGGCGAACTACAATCAACAGATCACTTTGAGTGATGTCGCAGGAGCTGTAGGTTATTCTCCGGCTTATCTCACTAATCTTGTGAGACGGCAAACAGGACAAACTGTACAAGGGTGGATTATCGAGCGGCGAATGGCAGCAGCACGTTCCTTACTGTTGGAAACTAATGAAAGAGTCGAAGAAATCGCAGCCCAAGTTGGGTATTATCACACAGTTCATTTCTTTCGCCAGTTTCGCCAGTATCATGGAACAACTCCCCAAGCTTGGAGAAGGACACAGCTTGCTCAGTACAAAGCCCAATACACGCAAGAGAGACAAAACGGTTAG
- the clpP gene encoding ATP-dependent Clp endopeptidase proteolytic subunit ClpP translates to MSSTNFNIPIVIQPSDKGERAFDIYSRLLAERIVFLKSEVTDEIANLIVAQLLFLDAEDPERDVFLYINSPGGSVTAGMAIYDTMNQIRAEVCTVCVGFAASMGAFLLSSGAKSKRYALPNARIMIHQPSGGVQGAASDIEVAAREILHTKQTINKILAANTNQSLEKIERDLERDFFMSAEEAKIYGLVDSVILKTPTSALDSTHSVTDRYLLNGH, encoded by the coding sequence ATGAGTTCCACTAATTTCAACATTCCGATTGTGATTCAACCTTCAGACAAAGGGGAGAGAGCCTTTGACATTTATTCTCGTTTGCTAGCAGAGCGCATTGTTTTTTTAAAAAGCGAAGTGACTGATGAGATAGCTAATTTAATTGTTGCTCAATTGCTATTTCTTGATGCTGAAGATCCAGAGCGGGATGTATTCTTGTACATCAATAGCCCTGGGGGCTCGGTCACAGCAGGAATGGCAATTTACGATACTATGAATCAAATTCGTGCTGAAGTATGTACTGTCTGTGTTGGTTTTGCAGCTTCGATGGGTGCATTTTTGCTGTCTTCTGGAGCAAAAAGTAAAAGATATGCTTTACCCAATGCTCGGATTATGATTCATCAGCCTTCAGGGGGGGTTCAAGGTGCAGCGAGTGACATTGAGGTAGCGGCTAGGGAAATTTTGCACACCAAACAAACTATCAACAAGATATTGGCAGCCAATACCAACCAATCTTTAGAGAAGATTGAACGAGATTTAGAACGAGACTTTTTTATGAGTGCGGAAGAAGCAAAAATCTACGGATTAGTGGATAGCGTTATTTTGAAGACACCAACATCTGCTCTAGATTCCACTCATTCTGTAACCGATCGGTATTTACTCAACGGGCATTAG